The Chitinophaga niabensis genome segment CAGTCCTAACATTGTTTTGCCATTCAATACGCTGTCCATCGGGTGTTCATAAGGTATTCCGGCTGAATGGGAAAGCAGGTGCCGGATGGTAGGCATTGGCCTGGGCCAGCGGGTTTCTGCCTTACCCGTTTCTTTATCATACTTCACCAAAACCTTTGTGTCCCTGAATTCCGGCAGGTATTTGTAAATAGGGTCATCCAGCAGTAAACGGCCTTCCTCATATAACATCAGCACAGCAATGGTAGTGATCAGCTTCGTCTGCGAAGCGATCCTGAAGATGTCTGTTGTCTGTGCCGGCGTGTGTTTTTCCAGGTTACTGAAACCATACGCTTTATTGTGCACGATCTGGCCATTGCGGGCAATGAAGGTTACTGCATTAGGTGCCAGCCCTTCTTTGATAATGGCGTTGAAGAAACTGTCTATGCGGGCCAGCCTTTCTGCGCTGAAACCCGCGGCGGCGGCATTAGCTGCCTGCTTGAACTGCTGCTGTGCAAAAGCGGCTGATACGAAGAAGAGGAACAGGAATAACGTGGAGATCTTTTTCATATTAGAAAAGTACTAAAAAAGACGTAATTTTAATAAAGAAGCCCGGAGCCGTGAACTCCAGGCTTTGAACCTTAGTGAAAAAGATCAAAAAGGTTCTTCATTTTTGTAAGCAAGCTTACAATCTTTGTGAGGCCATCCAGGATTTTTTTAAACCTGGATGGTTTTTTGTTGAGGGGCGTCATCATGCTACAAAATGAACTGTTTTTCCAGTCCAATATCCTGCACATCTAATGTTCCTGATCAAATATAAAGAAAGGAACAGAACAACAAAAAAACACGCTGACGGCCTTATGATCAATTTGATAGCACCACTATCAACACCCCATGAAACAAGCCATGACACTGACTGAAAGAAAACATTACTTTTTTAAAAAAGTCATAAAATTTATTCTTCGCAAGGGATGAACGCTTGGTAAAAAGCGATGAATATTTTCATTAAAAAAGGAGAAAAATGGTCACCCACCTTTCTCCTTCCCTCTTATCGAAAAGAAAAATCACTTCAATAATCCATCCATCAAAGCATTAAACTCCTTCTTATACGCCTCATAATGTTCCCCTGTACCCGGTCCGTTAAACCCGGTATGTACTTCTTTCACCCTGCCGCTCTTGTCAATATATATCGTGGTGGGGAAACCCTTGATACCTGTCAGCTGCGGCAGCGTTTTCTCTGCTTTCTGCGGATCAGCGGGTGTAACACCTGTGAGCAATACCGGGTAGGTTACATCAAAACGTTTCGCAAAACCGGCTGCTGCTTTCCTCGACTTTTCAAAATCAGTAGTGCGTTCATAGCAAAGCATGATGATCGCTACCCCGCGGTCTTTATTCTTCTTATACCAATCACTCAGGTAAGCCGTTTCATCCATGCAGTTAGGGCACCATGATCCGGATAACTGTACAATCACTGCTTTGTTTTTGAACTGTTCATCCTTAATGGATACCTTATTTCCGTCCAGATCAGGGAAGCTGAAATCCAGTACTGCACCGGTTTCTTTTACAGTGGCCAGCGTAGTGGCATCCTGCAGTTTAGCGCTGCTGTCTTTACGGGCAGAGAATATTTCTTTATTAGTGATGCCCTGGTAAAATACGCCATTGCTGATCGTAGAATCATTTGTAATGAGTGCATTGAACTGGTAGGCATGCGAACCATCAAAGGTGGAAAGTTTGAGGGAATCACCATCTACCACACCCTGCAGGTAACGGTAATCGCCGGTAGTGGTGAGGAAAGTACCATGTACAATACTTCCGTTCTGCGAAAATTCACCAATGGCAAAACTGCTATCCTTGCGGTTAGGGGAAGTGAAGTAAGTGGGCCAGCGGCCGCTGATATTGAATTTGGGTGCCTGTGTACTGGCAAACCTTTCTGAAATACCGGGTTTTGCTTTAAAGGCAATGGTGGCATCCTTATCTGCCAGGTGGCGGATCCATAATCCCTGTAAACTGCCATCTGCCTGCAGCGCCGCACGGAATTCATTATCAAAGAAAGGCATGCGGATAAAAACAGAATCTCCTTCCTGCCGCACATCATCTACCAGCATACGTTCTCCTGCATTGAGGATATGGATGGTCTTCTTTCCGGCGCTATCCAGCAGCTCGAAATTAAATACAATATCTCCGCCGTCTTCCCGCAACAGGTGAGCCTGCCAGGCACCTGTGGCCAGTTGGGCTTTCTGTTGTGTACCACATGCAGCCAATGCCGCGAGGGTTATGAACAATAATCTTTTCATCCTGAAATATATTTAAGCATAGTTTCTTGCCCCAAAAAGTAAACTGCCGATCCTTACGAGCGTACTGCCTTCTGCAAGGGCCAGCTTATAATCTCCGCTCATACCGGTGGACAGTTCTTTAAAATCATCTGTGCCGGGAAAGTACTTTTCCTTCAGCCTGGCATGTAAGGCAGCGAGTCCTTTAAATTCCCTGCTGATCTGCGCTTCATCGTCTGTATTACTGGCCATGCCCATTAAACCGGCGATCCGTACGTTCTGCAAGCCGGCGGCCTGCGCAAGCAGTTGATCCAGCTCTGTTTCATCCAGCCCGAACTTTGTTTCTTCCTGCGCAATAAATACCTGCAGGAGGCAATCGATCACCCGGTTGTTCTTCGCGGCCTGTTTATTGATCTCCTGTAATAGCTTCAGGCTGTCTACCCCATGGATCATGCTCACAAAGGGGGCAATGTATTTGACCTTGTTGCTTTGCAGATGTCCGATAAAGTGCCATTGAATGTCTTCCGGCAATTGGGTTTGCTTATCGGCCAGCTCCTGCACATAATTCTCTCCGAAGATCCGTTGGCCGGCTTCATATAATGCAAGGATATCTGATACAGGTTTGATTTTTGATACGGCTACCAGGCGGGCATTAAAGGACCTTAACTCATTAATAACCTGCTGATAGGCTGCTATATTCACTGCCATATTCCTACAAAAATAATAGACTTTTACCACTTCTGAGCAAAAGGCCATTGTGAAAAGCCTAAATTAAGAGGCTACATTCCTGCAAAATATTCAACAATACCGTATAATTGCTTGATTCCATAAAATTCTATGAGCCGATTTTTTTACATCCTCATTTTAAAATAGGTTTGTAAACACCACTAAAACAATTTACGTATGCATTTTCAGTTAACGGAAGAGCACCTGATGATTCAAAAAGCAGCCAGAGATTTTGCGGTGAACGAACTGCTGCCGGGTGTAATAGAGCGGGATGAGTTACAAAAGTTTCCGGCAGAGCAGGTTAAAAAAATGGGAGAATTAGGTTTCCTCGGAATGATGGTTGACCCTAAATACGGCGGCGCCGGCCTGGATACTATTGCCTATGTTTTAGCCATGGAAGAGATCTCCAAAATAGACGCCTCTGCATCTGTAGTGATGAGCGTGAACAATTCCCTGGTATGCTGGGGCCTTGAAACATATGGTACGGAAGAACAAAAACAAAAATACCTGGTGCCCCTGGCCAGTGGTGAAATGATCGGCGCTTTCCTGTTAAGTGAACCGGAAGCCGGTTCTGATGCTACTTCCCAGAGAACAATGGGGGAAGATAAAGGGGACCATTACCTGGTGAACGGTACCAAGAACTGGATCACAAACGGCAATTCAGCCAGTGTATACCTGGTGATGGTACAAACCCATCCTGAACTGGGCAGTAAAGGTATCAACGCCCTTATCATAGAAAAGAATTCTCCCGGTGTTACTATCGGTGCCAAAGAAAATAAACTGGGCATCCGCGGCAGTGATACGCACAGTATCATGTTCCAGGATGTGAAAGTGCCGAAAGAGAACCGCATCGGCGATGATGGTTTTGGGTTCAAATTTGCCATGAAAACCTTAGGCGGCGGCCGTATAGGCATTGCCTCCCAGGCGCTGGGTATTGCCAGCGGCGCTTATGAACTGGCCCTGAAGTACTCCAAAACCCGCAAAGCTTTCGGTAAAGAGATCAGCCAGCACCAGGCTATCCAGTTCAAACTGGCAGACATGGCCACAAGAGTGGAAGCAGCCCGTTTATTATGCCTGCGCGCCGCATGGGAAAAAGACAATAAAATGGATTATACCCTCAGCGGCTCTATGGCAAAAGTATTTGCGTCAGAAACCGCCATGTGGGTAGCCACAGAGGCAGTACAGGTACATGGTGGTTACGGTTATGTAAAAGAATACCATGTAGAGCGCCTTATGCGCGATGCGAAGATCACACAGATATATGAAGGCACATCCGAAGTACAACGGATCGTGATCAGCCGAAGCATCCTTGGATAACAGGGATGCCGGCCTTACACCAAAATAATTTATGAAAAACATT includes the following:
- a CDS encoding acyl-CoA dehydrogenase, with the protein product MHFQLTEEHLMIQKAARDFAVNELLPGVIERDELQKFPAEQVKKMGELGFLGMMVDPKYGGAGLDTIAYVLAMEEISKIDASASVVMSVNNSLVCWGLETYGTEEQKQKYLVPLASGEMIGAFLLSEPEAGSDATSQRTMGEDKGDHYLVNGTKNWITNGNSASVYLVMVQTHPELGSKGINALIIEKNSPGVTIGAKENKLGIRGSDTHSIMFQDVKVPKENRIGDDGFGFKFAMKTLGGGRIGIASQALGIASGAYELALKYSKTRKAFGKEISQHQAIQFKLADMATRVEAARLLCLRAAWEKDNKMDYTLSGSMAKVFASETAMWVATEAVQVHGGYGYVKEYHVERLMRDAKITQIYEGTSEVQRIVISRSILG
- a CDS encoding YggS family pyridoxal phosphate-dependent enzyme is translated as MAVNIAAYQQVINELRSFNARLVAVSKIKPVSDILALYEAGQRIFGENYVQELADKQTQLPEDIQWHFIGHLQSNKVKYIAPFVSMIHGVDSLKLLQEINKQAAKNNRVIDCLLQVFIAQEETKFGLDETELDQLLAQAAGLQNVRIAGLMGMASNTDDEAQISREFKGLAALHARLKEKYFPGTDDFKELSTGMSGDYKLALAEGSTLVRIGSLLFGARNYA
- a CDS encoding TlpA disulfide reductase family protein gives rise to the protein MKRLLFITLAALAACGTQQKAQLATGAWQAHLLREDGGDIVFNFELLDSAGKKTIHILNAGERMLVDDVRQEGDSVFIRMPFFDNEFRAALQADGSLQGLWIRHLADKDATIAFKAKPGISERFASTQAPKFNISGRWPTYFTSPNRKDSSFAIGEFSQNGSIVHGTFLTTTGDYRYLQGVVDGDSLKLSTFDGSHAYQFNALITNDSTISNGVFYQGITNKEIFSARKDSSAKLQDATTLATVKETGAVLDFSFPDLDGNKVSIKDEQFKNKAVIVQLSGSWCPNCMDETAYLSDWYKKNKDRGVAIIMLCYERTTDFEKSRKAAAGFAKRFDVTYPVLLTGVTPADPQKAEKTLPQLTGIKGFPTTIYIDKSGRVKEVHTGFNGPGTGEHYEAYKKEFNALMDGLLK